CAGACTAACGGCAAGATAGACTATTTTGTTTCATCGATCGGAACCTCGGGTACAATTATGGGGGTGGGGAAAGCCCTCAAGAGACATAACCCACAAATCAAGGTAGTCAGTGCACATCCGGTAAAGGGACATTATATCCAGGGACTCAAGAATATGGAAGAAGCAATCGTCCCCTCACTATATGACCCGTCTCAGATCGACATCACCATCATGATAGAGACGGAGCAAGCCTATGAGACGGCCAGACAAATTGTCAGAAACGAGGGGATTTTCGTCGGGATGAGCAGCGGCGCGGCAATGTATGCCGCTGTCGAAATCGCCAGGCAAATAGAGGCGGGCACAGTAGTGGTTATCTTTCCGGACCGGGGAGAGAAATACTTAAGTACCAAACTATTTAGCGTATAGAACAGGAATCATAAATATATAATGGTAGCAGAAACATAAGGAGGACCGGAATGTGGAAAGATTTTAAGACCTTCATTATGAGGGGCAATGTGGTCGACATGGCCGTCGGTATCATTATCGGTATTGCTTTCGGTGCTATCGTTAATTCAGCGGTCAAAGACATCATCATGCCGCCAATCGGAATGGCCCTCGGTAATATGGACTTCGCCAATCTTTTTACAGTGCTTAAATCGGGCAGTGTCCCGGGGCCATATCTGACTCTTGCCGACGCCCAGGCAGCCGGAGCAGTCACCATCAACTACGGACTATTCGTCAACACTATCGTCAACTTCTTGATAGTAGCCGCGGTCGTCTTCTTTCTTATCATTCGACCGATAGCCCGTATGCAAGCAAAGAAGAAGGCCGCTGAAGCACCGGCGCCGATAACCAAGGAATGTCCTTTTTGCTTCACCAGCATTCCCATTAAGGCAACCCGCTGTCCGAATTGCACTTCACCGTTAACCGGAAACTAGGAATCAGGATAAAGTACTATCGGCTGACTTGAGGGCACTTAACGGCCGGAGTGATGGTATTACTCTTTGAGCCAGGCTGACCCGGCTTGATAACCTGCTATCATTGAGCCGGTAGCCCGGGTGAGTTGTGCGATGACCCCGGAGGTCCGGCCTGTAATTTATACCAACCTATAACCGAAACACCTTCGACGGCGTGCCGGACCACGAGCGTCTCTGGAACATGGTCATCTCATAAGGGACCAGTCTCTCTCGAAACACCCTGTCCTGTAATTCGAGAACATAGTTATAGTCTATCTCGCAATAGTACCGGTACCAGTCCCGTATCATGCACGCGACCTGGAAAAGGTAATCTTCGTTACCAAAATCCTTATATTTCTCCTTAAGGTCAGGATGCTCCCGCAGCATTCTGTTCGCCTTGGAGCCGGCAAAAGGCATCAAGCTTCCCCACTCGAACCGGTCAAAGTTATCAAATTCGGTAAGTCTTTTTAGAAAATCGATCGTCCTCTCTAAGCTTTCTTTACTCTCACCCTGTACTCCGACTACGACACCGGCTATCACGCCAATCCTGTATTTCTGTAACAAATCCATAGCTCTTATATTATCCTCGAGGGTTGCCCTCTTGTTCATACTCTCCAACATCTTAGGGTCACCCGATTCCATACCGACAAAGACGCTGACACAGCCAGAATCGGCAAGCAGCCGGGCAGTCTCCTCATCAATGTCTTCGGCATCTACATAGTTGGTGTAATGTATGTTCAGTCCTTTCGGTTTTGCCGCGCAGAAGGCCTTGAACCACTCTTTATCCCCGACAAAGTTATCCGACGGGTCCCAGATAAAATCTACCCGGTATTTCTCGACCAGGGATGAAATCTCGCCCCAGACAAGCTCAGGGTTCCTCAATCGTAAATCATAATAAGGAATCGAACAGAACACACAACCACCCTCTTCCTGCGAACGCCAGAGGCATCCCTTCTGAGAATAGATGTTCATCGGTCTCCTGAAGGGCTCACAGATGGGATACTCAGGATCCTTGCTGTTTTTGAAATATGTCTCCATGTCCAGAAGATCCCTGTCCGGAACGGGAAGCTCGTCAAGACAGGGCAGTTTTATCGGGTTTGCCTTGATCTCACCATTGGCGCGATAAACAAGGTTCTCTATCGAATTCAATGGCTCAGCGGCAACATACTTCGATAAGGCAATCTCTCCATCATATCGAACGACAGCATCCACGAAGTCGTAGTATCTTAGAATCTCCCCGGCCAGCGGAGTCGCCGCAGCCCCTCCCAGGACCACTCTCGCCCCTTTCCCCTTGGCAAGTTTAGCCAGTTCAATGGCATAGTCATAACCCCCCGCAGTTGTTGATATTCCGACCAGATCCGCGTCAATCCTGTTCTTCACTGCCTCCAGAGTCAGGGCATTGTTCCCGTCCAGAATCTCGACATCGATACCGGGATTATTCTTTCTGATATAGGTCCCCACGGACAAAATACCCAGAGGCTGGGGCCATCTGGCAAACTTAGCGATATAGCCATCCGGTCTCCCGGGCTGGTGCAACCGGGTCAGGCGCTGGAGCACAGCGGCAAAAAGGTCCCTTGACACGGCTATCTCAGCCATCCGGAGGATAAGCTGCCGGCTACGGCGCACGATAGGATGAGGCCATCCGGCAAATTTACTTATATATGTATCCGGCCTTCTTGGCGGAGGCAGCACCAGCTGGACCTTTTCAATTTTCCTTGCCGGCCCCATTTCCATATCTCCTCGACCCGGGATCTCCCGATCTACTCGCTACGGGCCGATTCTCATCCATCGACAGTCCCGCCCTAATAATACGCTAATTGCACCGGCAATAAAATCGTACCGGAGCACCACCTGCCAATATGAACGATTCTTCACCGTAAGCTTTTCCAAATTTACCGTAGCGTGATGTATAATAAGCCAAAGCATAATTGCATCAGTAATCTATGATGAAGATGATTTACAACCCAAATCTCCACGGAGGCAGAATGACCATTATCTGCTTCGTTTCCGGTTCAGGAACAAACTACCAGCAGATTGCTCGATCGAACCCCGATCAAGACTACATTGTATTCACGAACAGACCCGGTTGTGGAGGTGTGGCAAAAGCCAGAGCGAATAAACACACCACCATCGAACTAAGCCACTTGCCTTACCTAAGGCCGGCAATAAAGAAATATGGCTCGATGAGCATTCCCCGAAACTGTCCGGAGAGGATAAAGTACGAACAGGATGTGTGGCGCCTGATAGAAGAAAAAATCGAAAAAGCGCCCGACCTGATTTGCCTGGCGGGCTACGACCAATGGCTAACCGATTGGACGGTAGACAGGTACTACCCGAAAATTTTGAATATTCATCCCGGGGATACCACCAGAGGTTACTCGGGCTTGCACTGGATACCCACCGCCAAAGCCATACTATCCGGCGATAAAGAGATAAGAGCAACCTTATTCCTTGTCGATAGAGGAGAAGACACAGGGGCAGTATTGGCTCAATCCAAACCACTTGCAATAATCCCGACACTCAGAATGCTGGAATCAGAGGGAATAAATGGGCTGCTCAAAGGGTTCAACGAAGTGACCGGTTTTGCTATTAAGCACGCCATAACCGGTTATGATGATTTTGAGAAGACGGCTGATAAAAAGCAGAAAACAATCATGAAACAGTTATGTGATCATCTTCAGGGCGCGCTTAAGATAGCAGGAGACTGGGAGGTCTATCCGTTTGTGATACATACCCTGATAGCACACGGGCGCGTAGAGATAGAAGATAGAAAAGTTTATATTGACGGCAGGCCTATGCCGGATTATGGATACCGGATGAAAAAACACCTACCCGAATACTGAACGTGACACTATTAAGGAAGCTATGATAGAGTTGGCTTATGATCATTACTACACGAGGATATATTTGAGTCTATCCTAAAAAAAAGATATAATACTATGATGCTTATCTTACAGAAAAGGAGGACATGTTCCCATGGGACACAAGGGTCCGGCCAAGGTTGGCTCAGGAAGCTCTTCCAAACCAGGACAGGCCAAGCCGTCTAAGCCAGAGAAGAAATAGTTGGGTTCATCGATATTCCGTCTTTAGGGGAGCCGTGAGACATATCACGAGTCCCCTAAATTTTTTAGGTATCCCCAGCATTAAAGACTGCCGACGGGAAACATTATACTGACAGTACTCAGCAGTAAATATTACTCAGTACCGGCTAATAACCTATGAAACCTGTGATTAAGTACGCCTAACTAGCGATCAATAAATAATTTACCGGCTTTAGCCATATTTTCTTCGCTATATTCCACAATATCGATAGTGACTACCTCTGGTTGAACCTTGAAGTGCTTGACCACCGCTTCGGTGATATCCTTTACCAGAGCCCTTTTCTGCTCGATAGTCCGCACCCCTTTTACTTTTACGGTCACTAATGGCATTCTTAACCCCCTTCTTAACCCCATGATGAATTCACAAAAACAAAAGCCAAGGTAAAGCGGCTGGATTTGAATAGAACATAAAGCTCGTACCGGGAAGTTAACTGCAAAAGCTGTCCCGGTTACTCCGGATCAGTTAAGCGCGCCCGGTAAAGGTAGCTATTGCTAAACCTACAAAGCCTGCTCCCAGCCCGATAAATATACCGGGTAAAAAATTGCCTATCGCCCAGCCGATACCCATACCGATGAAGAGACCGGCCGGAATAATAAGCCCGGCGGCTTTCTTACGCTTTTCTTTAAGTGATTCCGTATCCTGTTCGGTCATTGAGTTTTTCCCGTGGCCCACTGATCACTCATATTCCTTCGGTACTGCGCAAATCATAACTAAGGGCTGGCTTTTCGACTTGTTTTTGTACTGGTGCTTTTCGCCCGGCAGAACAAGAGCGAAATCCCCCTTCTTGAACTCCGTCTCCGTACCGTTCTGATCGACTACTGCGCCGCTGCCCTCAATGGCGTAGTTGACGTGCTCAAAATCGTGTGCATGAAACGGCGTATGTCCACCCGGATCCAGGGTGAATACCCTGAAGGAAAAATTCGGTGAACCATCGACCTTAGATATAGGGACCTGTTTATATGCCTTCTCAGCCCCTTCCATGGTAACAGGTGTTTTTGTGACCGTTGCCAGAGCACATACTTTCAATATTATCCTCCCGATATTTATAGTCCTTAGGCTTCAGAAACCCGATTTAGCCCTTGCCCGATTTATTTATTTCCTCTTCCACTTCTTCCGCACCTTCGTTGTAGAATCCTTCTTCGTCCGGGGCGAGATGTTTTAGCAGTCTGAGGAACTCGCCGGCATGGACTCTTTCTTCATCAGCGATATCTTTAAGCACTGCCATAGCCAGCTTGTTGTCTATTGACTCCGCGAGCTGCATGTACATCTGTACTGCTTCATACTCGGCAGCAACCATAAAACGTATTGCACGAATCAACTCTTCGTGACTTAACTTCCGGCTGCTGGCAAGACCTGAAAACGACGAACTAAAGTCCGGCATAAATCACCTCCCTATAGGTTGTCCTGGTACGTTTTTAGCTATACCCCGATCATAAAGGCGGAACTGACACGCCGTTCACTCCGTTGCTCTTAAAATATATAATACTTCCCGACCACATTGTCAATTTTACCCCGGCTCCAAGCCAACCCGGCCGCTTTTTTGCAGTCCATGTCTTCTTAAGGATGATATAATCGCCTGGGGGAAGTAATGATAGATAAAAAGACTGTCGAGATTGAAGATGTGGGACTAGTTCTGTTTGAACGCAGCAAACGGGCTAAACACATAATCATATCGGTGAGACCTCTTCAGGGTGTACGGGTAGCTGTTCCGTATTCATCATCCTTTAAGAAAGCCGGGGCATTTGTCCATATCAAAAAAACTTGGATTAACAGACACCTCGAAAAGATGAAGCAACATGAGCAGAAGAACAATTACAACCCTGCTGAAACAGATTACATTGATGAAACAAAGGCAAGAAAAATACTGGTGGAACGTCTCGAATCGCTGGCGAGCAAATTCGGATTCTCCTACAACAGGGTATTTATCCGGAATCAAAAGACACGGTGGGGCAGCTGCTCCAGCAGAAACAACATCAGCCTGAACATTAAACTCGCCAGACTCCCTGATGAACTGGTCGATTATGTTATGCTGCATGAGCTTATCCATACCAGAATAAAGAACCACAGCAAGGTTTTCTGGAAAGAGGTGGATAAACTGGTCGGAAACGGAAAGGGAATGGCCTCCCGGCTGAGGGTTTACGGCATGGAATTATACTAGATACCGGTACTTTGATAAAATCGCGCTATGACGATAGCTTTATTGCACCGTAGATCAGCTCATTCACCGGTACTTCTATACCAAGCTGCTCAGCCAAGCGGACTAATGTCCCGTTCAGCGTCTCGATCTCGGTCGGTCTGCCAGTCTCGATATCAACCAGGAGAGAGGACCTGGAATCCGGCGTGAATTCCTCTGTGATTCCCATCACCTTATCGAACATATTATCGGGAATGTCGATTCCCAGCGTTTTAGCCACCTCGATAGCTTCCCGAACGCATCTCGCATAGACTCTTCTTGTCACCGGGTTAGACAGGACTGCGCCAATGCTGGCTCTGCACACAGCCGTCATACCGGAAAAAGCATTGATCAGGATGAACTTCTGCCACAGGTCCCGCGTGATATTATCAGAGATACGGGCATCGATTCCCGCATTCCTCATAATCTCCTCTATTTTTTGCAGTTGTTCATTCTCCGGTACATTTCTATCGCCAAAAACGAGTTTTCTCAATTCACCGGATTGCACGATTAAGCCGGGGGCAGCCCTGACAGCGCTTAAAAAAGCCAGGCCGGGAAATACCTTCGCATTCTCGATATACTTCTTTATCTCGATATCATTGTCTATGCCGTTCTGAAACGAGATAATAACCGTATTGCTATTGACTACTCCGGATAATTGTTGAGCCGCATCAGCAGAGTCATATGTCTTGACAGCTAGAATTACAAGTTCCGGATCGGTAATTTCTGCTATAGTCGCCACGGTTTGGGCAGGTTGAATCTGATAATCTCCATGAACACTTCTGATCGCCAGGCCATGCTTCCTTATTGCCGCCAGGTGCTCCCCCCTTGCCAGAAAGGTAACGTCAGCACCCGCCCTGGCCAGGAGACTGCCGAAATATCCTCCGACTCCCCCACTGCCTACAATGAATATTCGCATAGCACGGTACACTATATCACAACTATTCCAGCATAGACTACTCTTGCCTTCAGGTACCATCATCGACACCTGTTGCTTCCGAGCCTACGCAGGAGTAAAATGACTATGTTACT
The sequence above is a segment of the Dehalococcoidales bacterium genome. Coding sequences within it:
- a CDS encoding radical SAM protein gives rise to the protein MGPARKIEKVQLVLPPPRRPDTYISKFAGWPHPIVRRSRQLILRMAEIAVSRDLFAAVLQRLTRLHQPGRPDGYIAKFARWPQPLGILSVGTYIRKNNPGIDVEILDGNNALTLEAVKNRIDADLVGISTTAGGYDYAIELAKLAKGKGARVVLGGAAATPLAGEILRYYDFVDAVVRYDGEIALSKYVAAEPLNSIENLVYRANGEIKANPIKLPCLDELPVPDRDLLDMETYFKNSKDPEYPICEPFRRPMNIYSQKGCLWRSQEEGGCVFCSIPYYDLRLRNPELVWGEISSLVEKYRVDFIWDPSDNFVGDKEWFKAFCAAKPKGLNIHYTNYVDAEDIDEETARLLADSGCVSVFVGMESGDPKMLESMNKRATLEDNIRAMDLLQKYRIGVIAGVVVGVQGESKESLERTIDFLKRLTEFDNFDRFEWGSLMPFAGSKANRMLREHPDLKEKYKDFGNEDYLFQVACMIRDWYRYYCEIDYNYVLELQDRVFRERLVPYEMTMFQRRSWSGTPSKVFRL
- a CDS encoding ferritin family protein, which translates into the protein MPDFSSSFSGLASSRKLSHEELIRAIRFMVAAEYEAVQMYMQLAESIDNKLAMAVLKDIADEERVHAGEFLRLLKHLAPDEEGFYNEGAEEVEEEINKSGKG
- a CDS encoding cupin domain-containing protein, producing the protein MKVCALATVTKTPVTMEGAEKAYKQVPISKVDGSPNFSFRVFTLDPGGHTPFHAHDFEHVNYAIEGSGAVVDQNGTETEFKKGDFALVLPGEKHQYKNKSKSQPLVMICAVPKEYE
- the mscL gene encoding large conductance mechanosensitive channel protein MscL is translated as MWKDFKTFIMRGNVVDMAVGIIIGIAFGAIVNSAVKDIIMPPIGMALGNMDFANLFTVLKSGSVPGPYLTLADAQAAGAVTINYGLFVNTIVNFLIVAAVVFFLIIRPIARMQAKKKAAEAPAPITKECPFCFTSIPIKATRCPNCTSPLTGN
- a CDS encoding 2-dehydropantoate 2-reductase: MMVPEGKSSLCWNSCDIVYRAMRIFIVGSGGVGGYFGSLLARAGADVTFLARGEHLAAIRKHGLAIRSVHGDYQIQPAQTVATIAEITDPELVILAVKTYDSADAAQQLSGVVNSNTVIISFQNGIDNDIEIKKYIENAKVFPGLAFLSAVRAAPGLIVQSGELRKLVFGDRNVPENEQLQKIEEIMRNAGIDARISDNITRDLWQKFILINAFSGMTAVCRASIGAVLSNPVTRRVYARCVREAIEVAKTLGIDIPDNMFDKVMGITEEFTPDSRSSLLVDIETGRPTEIETLNGTLVRLAEQLGIEVPVNELIYGAIKLSS
- a CDS encoding tautomerase family protein, producing MGLRRGLRMPLVTVKVKGVRTIEQKRALVKDITEAVVKHFKVQPEVVTIDIVEYSEENMAKAGKLFIDR
- a CDS encoding M48 family metallopeptidase, whose amino-acid sequence is MIDKKTVEIEDVGLVLFERSKRAKHIIISVRPLQGVRVAVPYSSSFKKAGAFVHIKKTWINRHLEKMKQHEQKNNYNPAETDYIDETKARKILVERLESLASKFGFSYNRVFIRNQKTRWGSCSSRNNISLNIKLARLPDELVDYVMLHELIHTRIKNHSKVFWKEVDKLVGNGKGMASRLRVYGMELY
- a CDS encoding formyltransferase family protein translates to MTIICFVSGSGTNYQQIARSNPDQDYIVFTNRPGCGGVAKARANKHTTIELSHLPYLRPAIKKYGSMSIPRNCPERIKYEQDVWRLIEEKIEKAPDLICLAGYDQWLTDWTVDRYYPKILNIHPGDTTRGYSGLHWIPTAKAILSGDKEIRATLFLVDRGEDTGAVLAQSKPLAIIPTLRMLESEGINGLLKGFNEVTGFAIKHAITGYDDFEKTADKKQKTIMKQLCDHLQGALKIAGDWEVYPFVIHTLIAHGRVEIEDRKVYIDGRPMPDYGYRMKKHLPEY